The genomic window GGAAACTTCGCCAGCGTTCAGCTTGAAAGCCGCGTCTTCAAAAGGTTTCACCATCATGCCACGGCTGAAAAAACCCAGGTCTCCACCCTGTTCACTGCTGGGACAATCGCTGGTTTCACTTGCCAGACTGGCAAAATCCGCACCCCGGTTCAAGCGATCCAAAATGGCACGAATTTCTTCCAATTTCTTCTCTTCGCTGGCTTTGCCAGGTTTGATTTCACGAATGATGTAAGCGGTTTCCCAGGTGACTGGTTTCACAGCCAAACTATCCTTGCTGTTTTCATAAAATTCAAGCATCTCATCTTCGCTGATATTCACCTTGGATTGCACATAAATATCCACCAATTGTTGAGTTAGATAGCTTTCACGAATCTGTGAAATATACAAATCCAACAGTTCCAACTCGGTCAGATTTTCCCGTGCCAAATCAGCCGCGAAAGCCTGTTCGGAAGGATATTTATCCTTGGTTTTGGCGATTTCGGTTTTGGCATATTGCTCCACCTTGGAATTGTCGATGCGAAGATCCATTTCCTTGGCTTTTTGGAAGATAACCTTTTGCTCAACGAGATGCCGTAAAGCCGCGTTTTCGTTAAAATCTTCGTCCTGAACACCAGACATCTGCATCTGATACATCAGTTTATAAACATCGCTCATCAGAATGATGTCTGAACCAACTTTGGCAACGATGCGATCCACCAGTTGCGCGGACAGACCCAGCCCCAGGCTAACAATAGCCAGAATCAGCAGAATCTTTTTCATAATTTTCCTTGTTTACCCACCCGTTTTGGGCAGTCAAATTTAGTAATAGTATATCTTGGGATACTTTTTTTTCAGTTCGCGGATCAGGTTATCATACACCTGCTGCCTGCGTTCCTTGATTAAAATAGCTCTAATCTCATTGCGGTATTCACCAAAATTCGCGTCCTGGCTTCCTTCCCGCTGCTGCAAACTGCGCAAGATGTAGGTTTTACCATTCACATTAACCGTTCCTGCAGTATTTATTCCCAGCTCATGAGCGGCACGCCAGAAGAGTGAATCCGGTCCGTCAGAAGTAACAAAACCCATGCGTCCCTGCTGTTCGCGCAGCGATTCCTGAGAATATTCAGTCACAGCGAGGTTAAAATCATAGCCATCATCGCGGATTTTATTCAAAATGAGCGTGGCAGTGGCGGAATCCCCGCAAAGCAAACGCTGGATATCATATTCCATCAGCTTTCCCTGAAATTCGTTCTGATGCACACGATAATAGTTAAAAAGCTCTTCCTCGCCGATGTTGATGCTTGCCAAACGCTGTGAAATCAACGCGTTTGCCTTGATTTTCTTTTTGGCAAAATCCATGCGCAGTTGCACCGCGGGGTCTTTATCCAAATTCAGGGCATCCGCTTCTTTCGCCATCAGGGTCAAACTTACCCAGTTTTCAATCTCCCGCTTTCTTTGCTCAGGACTCATTTCATTCCACTGTTCATCCGTAAAAAGACCGCGGAAGGCTTCCTGATACATGAAATCTCCATCCACTTCTGCCAAGGGCGTGAGTTTTTCCGGGTTCTCACCTTTTTTTGTACAACCCGCAAAAAGCAGAAACAGAATCAGAACAAAGCTTAACTGACGCATAGGATTATAAATATGGCGGCGTATAGGTCAGACGGATTTTGGGACGTTTATCCTCGGGCGCGTCTGTGAAATGCCAAAATTCCAGTTTACCATAATTTAGCAATTCCTGCATGGATCTCACCACGATGCCGTAGGGCACTTTTTTTCCTGAACTGTAGGCTTGGATAATGGCGGTGATATCAATCTCGAGGCTGTCTCCGCGCACAAATTGGTCTGAAACGGTTCCTGATGTCAGACGATTGTCATCAATTACCACGGGATCCGCCACATTCAAAGAGTCGTCCATCCTGTCCGCGCGCAGTTTGACGGAAGTGCTGGGCCCGTAATATGCGCTGTCTTTAACATACAAAACCAGCTTGGCTTGGTTGATGGTCACGCGTTTGCGTTGTTTTTCATCCAAGACATTGCCCTGCATATCCTTAAACCAATTGTTATCAATTAGAAAATCCAGATAAACCCGCGAAGGTGTGATGTTATTCAAAACCCAGCGATTAGCGAGCAGCGGCGCGGTTTTTTCGTCAACACGATAGCTGTCTCGAGTGGGACGCTGATCGTAAATACTGTCATCTGTTTCTGTGGAAGCCTCTGGATCCGTGATTCGGTAGGGAAAACGCAGTTGCGGACCGCGCCCTGTTTCCATGCTCATCATTTCCACCCAGGCAGGAGAATTGGTTTTGATGGCCAGGGTCAGTCCCAAGGTGTCGGCTTCGCTGCGCCAATTTTCAAGTGCTGAAAACGGAATGGGAATCTTGATTTCGGTGCCCAGGGAGCTGATGGAATCTGGCACAGTGAAAGCTGTGGGTGTAATCAGGGTCAAATTGGCATCGTCAATCAAGGCTGTGCTATCCGCCGCCCAGCTTTGGTTTAATTTGTACACTTTCAAATCAATGGGATTGCGTCTCAAAGAGGAGCGCTTCGTGAGTGTCAGAGCCAAAAAGGTGGAATCCTGATAATCCGGAATGCGGAAGGTACCCTCTTCCGGCAAACCTGTGAAACGCATAAAAATAACACTTTCGACGCCATCGAAATTTCCACAGAGAAGGGAAGATTCTGTGCCTTTAATTTGAGCATTTCCCGCAAAACTATAGCCACCAAAAACTTCCAAATCATCGGTTAAAGTCAATGGTCTCACATCCGACCAATTATTCCCGGTCGGGTTGTTTTTTTTGATACATCCGCTCAATGCTAAAATTGCCAGCAACAAGAGCAGAATAGCTTTTCTTAAATCCATATTGTTATACCTATTAAAAAAGTCATTTCTCAAAAAGTAGTATTAGTAGGCACTGTGGATACGTGGATTATCGGTCAACCTTTTTTTTAAACCGATGCGCCGCAAGGCATAAAAAAGTTCCAAATCTGGTGTATAAGATGTGGATAGATGCAAGGTCAAAACAGGCCTTATCCACATCAGCCCTGCACCATGCAAAAATAATGTGACTTGTCCACAGTTATCCACAGATTCTTTCCACTTATCCACATAAAAGGGGCTAAAAATCTATGATTTAATGTTCTTAATGAGCTGTTCGATGTGGGAACGGAAGTTGATGTCTTCACGAAAACGGTTGTCTATCATTTTTTTGGCGTGGAGGACAGTGGTATGGTCTTTGCGCTTGAAATATTCCGCGATTTCTTTCAGTGAAATGGAAGGAATCAACAAGCTCGCCAAATACATCGCAATTTGTCTGGGAAAAGATATATTTTGCCGCCGCGTTTTGTCCACTATCTGGGGAATCGTGATTCCATAGGCTTGGCAAACTTCCTGTGTCACTGTATCGAGGGTGATTTCCTTGCGGTGTTCGCTAATCATATCGCTCAAAATATCCCGCACGGTTTCGGTATCCAGCGCGGTTGGATCCAGTTTATTGTAGGACGCGTATGCCAAAATACGGATTAAGGAACCTTCCAAAGCGCGCACACTGGAGGAAATGGATTCTGCGATAAAAGAGATGATCTCATCCGAAAGTTCGATATTTTCCGGCTCCGCTTTCTTGCGTAAAATGGCGACGCGGGTTTCAAAATCCGGGTTTTTCAGGTCGCAGAGCAGACCGCTCTCAAAGCGCGTCACCAGGCGATTTTCCAAATCCGGAATATCTTTGGGCGGACGGTCTGAAGTCAACACAATCTGTTTACGGCTGTCAAAAAGCGCGTTGAAGGTGTGAAAAAACTCCTCCTGGGTGCCTTCCTTGCGGGAAAGAAAATGCACGTCGTCCACCAAAAGTAAATCCACCTTGCGATATTTCGAACGAAATTCCGGCATTTTATTGGCGCGGATGGATTCAATCATCTCATTTGTGAAAGCCTCGCTGGTGGTGTAATAAATTGAACAATTCCGCCCTTCCTGAGCCACAAAGTTTCCCACCGCCTGCATTAAATGTGTTTTTCCCATCCCACTTTCACCGTAGATAAAAAGCGGGTTGTAGGTCAATCCAGGCGCTTCCGCCACAGCTTTGGCAGCCGAATAGGCAAAATTGTTGTTCCTGCCCACCACAAACTGCTCAAAATTGAAGCGGTCGTTCAGTTTGGTGTTCAAAATCACCCGGTTTCCAAAATAATTTCCGGGAGCGGTTTTTTGCTCTGGCGGATTATGAGGAGGCGGGGTGAATTTCACCAAATAGCGCTGCTTGTAGAGCGCGTAGGAAATTTCACCCAGAGTATCCGTGTAGTTTTGATTCAAATAATTTGCCGCGAATTGGGTGGGAACCCTGATTACCAAAGTGTCTTCCATCATGTCCACCAAACGCGTGTCCGAAAACCAGGTTCTGAAACTCTGGTTGTTAATGTTGTCCTCCAACTTATCCAAAATGTTCTGCCAAATATCCTGATCCATCTGCGTATCCTATAGAAAAAATTAACTTTATCCACAAAGCTGAAGTGAGGCTTATAAGCGCTTCCATATTTTCCACAACACCATGTTAAATAAAGTGGTTATATTAAAATTCATCACCCTTGGCGCTCTTGGGTTCAAAAAGTTATCCACAGCTTTTCCACATAATCCACAAGCAAGCCTAAAAAACATATCACAAAAGACTTGCACAACTATCAGATTTCCACCAAGGGAGGCATCACAAGATTTTTAATCGGGCTTCTTTTGTCAAGCGGCTAAATCCTTTAACTTATAATAACATCTATGTCTTACAAACGCTAAGCTCTTTTTTACGATTCAGTTATAACGATAAAGTGGAAATTGGGAATCTATTTACCAAACTTATATCCATCTGTCTATCAGGAAGTTATCGATTATCGATTTTTTTCCACTGGGATTTTTGGAGCCTCGAGTCTTTTTAGCATAAAAACTTGAGTCCGCTTCGTGTTCCAAAACATCGTTCTGCAAGATCAGAACGAGTCGCTTGAATAAAACCAAATAGAGCATAACTCTTTGTGTCGCTTATGGTTGCTTTTAAAACATAAGGGAGACATAAGGCGGCAACCAAGAAAGATTCAGATTATCCTCTCACAATCAAGGTTTCCATCTTCACCAAAAAATGAGGATTTTTTTCAACATCCAGCCCTATCGAACGAAAGAAAATCAATGCACTCCTGCTTCAATCTTGATTCCAACAGGATTTCCAGTTTGGAGATATTGGAGGGTTACCCGTCAAAGAATCGGGGGTGTCAGGATGGCGACCCAAGGGACATTAAGGCTGGAAAAAAGAAGGAAGCAGGCCGGGGTATTGATATAAACGGGATTTTTCAGCCCCGCCCTGCGCTATTTTTGAAATAAGCACCCTCGATTGTAATTTATAGAACTCTTTATCTTTAGATTCACATAAAAAAAAATGCTTGACTTGAAACGCCGTACTTATTATAAGTGATGCAAGCTGCGTGAAACTTGGAATAGCCAAAGGCAAAGTCAGCGTTTTTTGGGTTTAATTTCCCAAAAAGCTTGTCCAAATCAGGCATCCCTGCCAACGCGGCAATACAAATCATACGGGAGAATAGTATGAAAAAGATGATTATTGGCGTTTTGTTGGTCGCGCTCTTGGTATTGGTCGCGGCTTGCAAACCATCGGAGCAACAGCAGGCCACCAAGGTGGCGAAAGCTTTCTTTGAAGCTCTTGCAAAAAAGGATTTCAAGACAGCCAAGCTTTATGTGACGAAGGATTCAGAAAGTGTGTTGGACTTTTTGAGCGGCGATGCTTTCAGCGGTCTTTTTGATGAAGAAGGTGAAGAAGGCAAAGTTGAAGAAAAAGAAAAAGAAGACGATGACGAAGGATTCGACACCTACAAGGTCCTGAGCGTCACCGTGAATGGCGACAAAGCGATTGCCAATGTTGAAGCCAGTAATTCCAAAAAAGCTGATCAAAAAGAAACCAAGAATTACGATATGGTGAAAGAAGACGGAGAATGGAAAGTTAAGATGGAGAAATCATAAGATTTTTCAAATTTGGAGGCTTGCTGATTCTGGCAAGCCTCTGTTTTTTTATCAGCGGAAGTGCGGTGCCATCCAGCCAGTATGGCAGCGTTTTGGATGTGGAAGCTGTTTTTGGTATTGATTACAACAGTTTAAAAGAGGGCGACATCGTGTTGCGGAGAGGCAGGAGCTGGCTTTCCCACACCATCGCGGGTTTTTCTTCCAATGGAGTTTCACATTGTGGGCTTTTGGTGCGCGAGGGTGAAGAATGGATGGTTATCCACAGCATTTCAGGCAGAATCTCCGAAATTGACGGAGTGCGCGCGGATAAGCTGGATAATTTCATGCGCGAAGCGGTTCCTGGGACATTGTGGCACGCCAGCCCGAAGTTTTCTCTGGATACGCAGGCAACCGCCAATGAAGGCAGAAAAATGTTGGAGCGCGGCGCCCCGTTCGACATGGATTTCAACCTGGAAGATGACAGCAAAATCTATTGTTCGGAACTGGTTCGCAACGCGTATCTGGATTCCGGCAGCCCTGATTTTTTTCAATATACCCGCACGGGAGGCAAAAAGTTCATCAGCCTGAAAAGTTTTTTTGATCCCAAGTGGTTCGAGGTTAAAAAGATAAGCGATTCCAGGGAAGGACATTAATAATAAGCTGAGTTTTTGTGAGATTTTGAACAGATAAATCTTGACAGGAATCACGAGGACGGCATCTTTGGGAAAAGAAACTCAAAACGAGGTCCAAGATGAAAAATTTGAAGTATTTGGTCTTCCTGCTTCTTGTTTTATCGCTTTTTTCCTGCCATAAAAAACCGCCAACAGACCTCATCCAGTTGGATGCACCAATTTTCAGCCATCCCAGCGGTGATTACTACACAGGCCAGGCCATCTATCTCACCTGTGCCGAATATGGCGCTTCAATTTATTACACCACCGACGGCAGCGACCCCACCGACAAATCCGAGCTGTATTCCGCTTCTAATCCACTGATTGTTCCCAACTTCTTTCCTGAGGGCGAAAACAGTGTGATTGTGAAAGCTAGAGCATACAAGGATGGCTTCGATCCCAGCGAAATCAGCAGCGCCACATATTCGTTTACCTATTTCAACACTGTTGGCACACCCAGTTTTATACCCAGGGACGGTGACATCAGCACCGAAACCCAAATCAGGATTTTCTGCTCCACCCTGAACGCTGAAGTTTATTATACCTTGGATGGAAGTGAGCCTACAAAGAATTCAACTCTTTATGTTGATGGATGTTACATCGGCCAAACGGGTGAAGTAACCTTGAAGGCAAGAGGATTTCGTAGCGGCTGGAACCCCAGTGAGATAGCCCAGACAAGCTATTCGGTGAGCGCGCCCTGACGCAGGCTTTATAAAACCAGTTTTAGTTAAGAAGCGGAGTTCATTTCCGTTTGGGATTCTGTATTTCCCAAAATGAGAGTGGAAAGGGTCTTTTTGATTTAGCGATTTATGTGGTGGAAATAAAAGAATACCAAGCGGTCAAGCTCCGGTTCACAGCGTTTTAATTCAAAATCATCTGGCAGGCTGGCGGCAATTTGTTTGGCCTCTTCGAGATATTGCGGGTATTTGCTTTCCACGTCCGGGATGGGCTGTGGATCAGGCGAGTCTTCAAAACCCAGTTCCAAACTCAATTCCAAGGGTTTGGACATTTTATGATGCAGGTGTTCCCACTCGCCATTATAAATGTTAAATCTGTACAAGGTGAGGAATTTGTGACCGTGTTCAATGACAAATTTAACAGCTTCAATCAGATAGTCAACTTCCGCTTCGGTCATGCTGTAGTGCATGTTCAGGCGCACCCAACCGGGTTTGATGCCGTTGTAGCCAGCGTTTGTAATCAGACAGCGGTAAAAATCCGAAACCTGATCCTGGATTTTCATGAGATGGTGTCCGTAAGGTCCGGCGCAAGAGCATCCCGCGCGGGTTTGGATGCCAAAAAGGTCGTTGATGAGTCTTGCCACAAACTTTGGGTGTAGAATGCGATCTTTGTGGCGGATATTGAATGGGATGATGGGTATCTTTTTATCCATATCCTGTGGACCGTAAAATACTATACGGTCTTCATTTGCGAAGGCGCTCATGAATTTATCAAAAAGCAAATGCTCGAGGCGGTCGATATTTTTTTGCCCCACTTTTTGCTTCAACTGGAAAGCCAAAGCCACCCGCATGGCCTGCATTATTCCCGGAGTGCCCGCCTTTTCGCGGTCTTCAATGTTGGTGTGGTATTCTTCTTTTTTAATGGAAACGAAGCTGACGGTTCCTCCCGCCGAAACAGTTGGAGGAAGCTGGGTTGGGTAGATTTTTTCGTTAAAAATCAGGACACCGCTGGTGCCAGGGCCGCCCAAAAACTTATGTGGTGAGAAAAAGATGGCATCGAAATAGCATTCTTCATCGCGGTTCATGTCCATCTCGACATAAGGCGCGCAAGCAGCAAAATCAAAACAAGCCAAAGCATTGTGACGATGGAGGATGCGTGCCACATCGTAAACCCGGGTGAGCAGGCCTGACACGTTCGATGCGGCTGAAAAAGAGCCAATTTTGAGACGTCCGTCGTAAATGGGATTGGAAACCATGGCTTCCAGCGCCTTGAGATCCAGTTCAGAACCTTCATCCAGTGGCACTTCCACAATTTCGCACAGGGTTTGGCGCCACATAATTTCATTTGAATGGTGTTCGTAGGGACCAACAAAGACGATGGGTTTGTTTTTGTGCATGAAATTATGCAAATCCTGGTTGCACTCAACACCTTCTGGATTACGTTCCAGACAGCTTTTCAGCACTTCGCCAACCCTTTCGCGGGTCGCGGGGGGCCAATACACACCCAAAATTTGCATCAGCTTGTTCACGCCGCCGGTGCTGCCGAAGCTGGTGAGCACGATTTTTCCTTGAGGACCGGCGTTTACGCATTCCTTAATCGTGTTTTCAGCATCCTTCAGCAGGGCGGTCATGGTTTTTCCCGTGAAAACATCTTCGGTGTGGGTGTTGGCATAATAGGCCAAAACCCTTGAAATAGCTTTCTCCACGGATTTCAAACCACGGCCGCTGGCAGTGTAATCCGCATAAACGAGTGGACGCTCCCCAAAAGGAGTGGGCACCGGGATGTTACGCCCGATGATGTCGTCGCGCAGCCAATCGAGGCTGCTGATGAGTTTGGTGAGTTCAGTCATGGCGAATACCAAAATCGTGAAGCTTTCATTTCAGGCAAGTATTATTTTCGATTCCTTTTTGAGAGTGATCAAATATGGCTTTGGGTCACACACCAATTCTGGGGCAATAATCATAAATCGGACACTCATGGCAGCGCGGTTTGCGGGGTGTGCAGAGGTTTTGGCCGAAGGCAACCACGTGCGAATTGTATGTGAGCCAATATTTTTCGGGAAGAATCTTGCGCAATGCCATCTCGGTTTCCAGGGGATTTTTGGTGGAAACGTAGCCCCAGCGGTTGCTGATGCGGTGGACATGGACATCCACACAAATTGCGGGAAGTGAAAATGCTACGGCGCGCACCAGATTAGCGGTTTTGCGTCCCACACCCGGAAGCTGGAGCAAATCATCAATTTCCGCGGGAACCTTTCCGTCAAAAAGCTCCTGCAAAACGCCTGGTAATTGTTTGAGGTGCTTGGCTTTGGTATTGTGAAACCCCACCGGGTGGATGAGGTTGTTAATCTGAGATTCAGATAGTTTATCCAGCTCTTCCGGAGTTTCAGCCTGGGAAAAGAGTCTGGCGGAAGCTTTGGCGGTGGTTTCATCCTTGGTTCTGGCGCTGAGAATGGTGGCAACCAACACCTTGAAGGGGTCTTTGGTTTGCACTTGGATGAGGTCCACAATCGGGGTTTTTACCTCATCAAAGTGTTTGGCCAAGGCTTGCATCACCTTGTCGATATTGAATTTGGGCATGGTCTTTCCTTTTTTACGGTCATCTTGGATGGTCTTTGATTAAAAAAACATGTTGCAGGTTTTTCGGGCTTGTGTTTCCTGTCAACCGCAAGGAGTTTTACAATGTGTGGAAGATTTGCCCAAGTGATCAAATATGACCAGTTGCAAAAACTGGAAAAAGAACTGAGGCTCACCCAATTATCCGACCAGGTGATACAGAATTTCAATGTGGCACCCACGCAAACGGTGATGGCAATTGTGAGTCAGGACGCGGGACGCTATCCCGGGTTTTTCCGCTGGGGTCTGGTTCCCTCCTGGAGCCGGGAGTTGCCAAAGTTTGCCCTGATCAATGTTCGCGCCGAAACCATCACCGAAAAACCTTCCTTCCGGGGTGGACTGCAACGCAGGCGCTGTCTGGTTCCAGCCAACGGTTTTTATGAATGGAGAAAAAGCGACAAACAACCTTTTTTCATCCGCGCGGCGCTGGAAGATTTAATCTATATGGCTGCCATTTATGACGTTTGGAATGGCCCGGATGGCAGCTATATTCCGTCATTGGGAATCATCACCACCGCTGCCTCAGAAAAAACACGCTCCATCCATGATCGGGTTCCAGTGATGCTTTTCGGGGATAATCGCCTGACCTGGCTGGATCACAAACAGAGCGATCCTCTGGATTTTGTACCCCTGCTTAAAGCTCCAGACGATAAAGAATTAGAGCTTTATCCTGTCAGCAGGCAGGTGAACAAGGTGGAAAACAATTCTCAGCTCTGTCTGCAACCTTTGGAGGATTAATAATAGCGGAGGAGGATGTAGGCTGTGCTTGTAAGCAGTGAGACGAAGGTAAAAATCACACTGATTTTTGTGAATTCCTTAAACGAAATGTGAAAGCCATTTTGTTTGGCGATTCCGACAGAGACGATGTTTGCAGAAGCGCCGATCAGGGTGCCATTTCCACCCAGGCAGGTTCCCAGAGACAGAGACCACCAAATTGGATCCATCAGCTTTGGATCTTGAATAACCTGAGCAATTTGTTTTAAAACCGGGATCATGGTTGCCACGAAGGGTACGTTGTCCACCACAGCGGAAAAGATGCCTGAAATCCAAAGTATGGCCATCGAGGTGAGCCGTGGTTTTCCCTGTGTGACGTGTATAACTCTGTTTGCCAGTATGTTGATGAATCCGGTTTTTACCAGTCCCTCCACCAAAATGAACAAACCCATGAAGAAAAGGAGGGTAATCCAATCGATGTCTTTTGCCAATACCGGTTCCATATTTTTGCGGTTGCTAATCACCATCAAAATCAGAGCTGCGGACATGGAAATACTTGCGGTTCCAAGCTTTAGAACTCCATCGAAAGCCAGAGCCAAAAGCATTGCGCCCAAGACAGTCAATGAAATCACCAACATCCGTTTGTCCGTGATCAATCTTTCTTCTTTGTAGCTCATCAATTTGGCACGGTTCACCTGGCTCACATACAGTTTTTTGCGGAAAAGCAGGATTATCAAGCCCAGGCTTGCCAGCACCGACAACAAGGATGCTGGAGTCAGGTTTATCATGAAATCCATGAAATGTTTGTCGATGGCGCTTCCCAAAATCACGTTGGGAGGGTCACCCACCATGGTTGCGGCTCCTCCCATATTTGAGGCCACAGCCATCGTGATGATGAATGGAACTGGCGAGATATTCAGTTCGTGGCAGATCAGCATTGCCACCGGCACCAAAATCATGACCGCGGTCACGCTGTCCAAGAAAGCGGAAAAGAAAGCGGTGATGCAAAAAAGGAGCATCATGATTGCCAAAGGATGACCACGCACGAGTTTGGCGGTTTTAATCGCCACATACATGAAGACGCCGGTTTTTTTCAAAACCGAAATCACCAACATCATGCCCAGCAGAAAAAATATGACATTCCAATCCACCGCGAGGAATGCTTCCCCCTGAGTGAGGATACCTGTCATAACCAGCAAAAAACCACCGATGAGGGAGGCCAGCATCTTGTTGATCCATTCTGTGATAATCAACACGTAGGTGACGGCGAAAATTACCAGCGCCACCAGCATAGTAATGGCAGAGCTCATGCTTTGATTACCTTCTTAAAAACATCCATTGCCGTAATAACCCCCACAATCTTGCCGTTTTCCAACACGCAGAAATAGCGCCGATTTTCCCTCAACATGTGAAACACCGCCTCCACCACGGAATCCGTGGGATTCAGATATATCGTATCTGTGCGCATCACATCTTCCGCGCTGAGCTCCTCCTCTTTTTCAAACAAGTTTTCCAACGGTTCGAAAGAACTCAGAAAAGCCAGATCGCTGATGCGCATCAAATAATCCGGCACACCCACCTTCAGGACATCCAATATGTTTATCTCTCCCAAGTAGTTATGATCATCGTCCACGACGGGCAGCATGGCGATGCTGTGTTTGTTCAACAGGCTGTCCACTTTGCTCAGTTTATCCTGTGGCGACACACAGACGGGGTTTTTCACCATGATGTCCGCGATGGTGAGTTCCGAACCCACTTCAATCTGCTGCTGTTTCAAAAAGTGGATTACCTCGTGACCGTCTTTCAGTCCGCGCAGGTTTTCCATAATTTGAGGATCTTTGGACATTCTTAAAAGCGCTGCCACAATGTTTAAATATATCTTGGAGGAGGATTTATCTGTGAGGATGAGGATAATCCAATCCACCTTGATGCCATCGTAATCCAACGGTTTTTCCAAGAAAGTCATGCCTATCAAAATGTCGTCCAAACCGTCCAAACGCACATGGGGAATGGCAATGCTGCCGGCGTAGGCCATCGGCGCTTCTTTTTCGCGCGCCAAAATGGCGTCCAAAAGCTCTTGATCGCAATGATTTACGCCTGGATGTCGATGAGAGCAAATCCTTTGGATAATTTCCAAATAAACCTGTTCCCTTTCAAGCTCACGCTGTTCAAACGCGATTGTCTTTGGATCCAAAAAATCTGCTAATAACATGGTTTAACCTCTTTTTTTTGGGTATTTACATACAAATAATTGGGGGCTATAATCCAGTCAATGTTTTTTATTTTTACCTGCAATCAGAAAACATTTTTAGATGTTTTTTTAATCCAATTCGTCCCAAGCGGACTGGATGTCATCAAGCTCAAAACCTTTGCGGAACAGATAAGCAAAGGCTTTTTCACGCAGTTTGTTATAGGGCAGTTCAGCTTTGGAGGCGCAGTATTTTCTCAAAAGCTCTCCGAGATCATCCGAGGCTTGCTCGCTTGAAAAATGCTCTTCTAAAATTGGCTCCCAAAGCTGGATGGGAAGCTGATGTTCCCGCAATTTGGCAACGATGGCGCGTTTGCTGGCGCGGCGATTTTGATATGAACGGATCAAGATTTCGGCAAAACGCGCGTCGCTGATGTAATTCATTTCCTGGCAATATCGAATTGCGGCTTCGATGGTTCGGCCATCGAACTCTTTTCTTTGCAGCAGTTTACGGCATT from Candidatus Cloacimonadota bacterium includes these protein-coding regions:
- a CDS encoding ArsB/NhaD family transporter → MSSAITMLVALVIFAVTYVLIITEWINKMLASLIGGFLLVMTGILTQGEAFLAVDWNVIFFLLGMMLVISVLKKTGVFMYVAIKTAKLVRGHPLAIMMLLFCITAFFSAFLDSVTAVMILVPVAMLICHELNISPVPFIITMAVASNMGGAATMVGDPPNVILGSAIDKHFMDFMINLTPASLLSVLASLGLIILLFRKKLYVSQVNRAKLMSYKEERLITDKRMLVISLTVLGAMLLALAFDGVLKLGTASISMSAALILMVISNRKNMEPVLAKDIDWITLLFFMGLFILVEGLVKTGFINILANRVIHVTQGKPRLTSMAILWISGIFSAVVDNVPFVATMIPVLKQIAQVIQDPKLMDPIWWSLSLGTCLGGNGTLIGASANIVSVGIAKQNGFHISFKEFTKISVIFTFVSLLTSTAYILLRYY
- a CDS encoding PTS transporter subunit EIIA; protein product: MLLADFLDPKTIAFEQRELEREQVYLEIIQRICSHRHPGVNHCDQELLDAILAREKEAPMAYAGSIAIPHVRLDGLDDILIGMTFLEKPLDYDGIKVDWIILILTDKSSSKIYLNIVAALLRMSKDPQIMENLRGLKDGHEVIHFLKQQQIEVGSELTIADIMVKNPVCVSPQDKLSKVDSLLNKHSIAMLPVVDDDHNYLGEINILDVLKVGVPDYLMRISDLAFLSSFEPLENLFEKEEELSAEDVMRTDTIYLNPTDSVVEAVFHMLRENRRYFCVLENGKIVGVITAMDVFKKVIKA
- a CDS encoding regulatory protein RecX is translated as MKLRITNKNKSTLKLELEGNCGGSLPKRALPPSYPPVFEGEISADEAQELCRLLQEQAKKILVDYLAKSERSSLQCRKLLQRKEFDGRTIEAAIRYCQEMNYISDARFAEILIRSYQNRRASKRAIVAKLREHQLPIQLWEPILEEHFSSEQASDDLGELLRKYCASKAELPYNKLREKAFAYLFRKGFELDDIQSAWDELD